From a single Sulfolobus sp. E5-1-F genomic region:
- a CDS encoding HAD family hydrolase, whose translation MYRAIFLDFGNTLVGFKPAFYEKLQTILKEHGYDFETKRVFRAYVKAMAINNYSQPTDIKEFLYNLNIPPNDKLINDIKSSDIRDGEAFVYDDVIEFLETIKSINMKLILVSNSSPRTKKLLEELGLVKYFDHLVLSHEIGIVKPNPKIFAIAISKGGYPALHIGDIYEIDYVGAKRSYVDAILLDRYDFYPEIIEKARNLKEIIPRIMKNL comes from the coding sequence GTGTATAGAGCGATTTTCTTAGATTTTGGAAACACATTAGTTGGTTTTAAACCAGCATTTTATGAGAAATTGCAAACTATTCTCAAAGAACACGGTTACGATTTTGAAACTAAAAGGGTATTTAGAGCTTATGTGAAAGCCATGGCAATTAACAACTATTCCCAACCAACTGATATTAAGGAATTTCTATATAATTTGAATATCCCTCCAAATGATAAATTAATTAATGATATAAAGAGTTCTGATATAAGGGATGGGGAAGCTTTCGTATATGATGATGTGATTGAGTTTTTAGAAACCATTAAGAGTATCAACATGAAATTAATCTTAGTAAGTAATTCATCACCTAGAACCAAAAAATTGTTGGAAGAGTTAGGATTAGTAAAGTACTTTGACCATTTAGTCTTATCTCATGAGATTGGTATTGTCAAACCCAATCCTAAAATCTTCGCAATTGCGATTTCTAAGGGAGGATATCCAGCTTTGCATATAGGGGATATATATGAAATTGATTACGTAGGAGCTAAGAGAAGCTATGTAGATGCAATCTTGTTAGACAGATACGATTTCTACCCTGAGATCATCGAAAAGGCAAGAAATTTAAAAGAGATAATTCCCAGAATTATGAAAAATCTCTAA
- a CDS encoding energy-coupling factor transporter transmembrane component T family protein — protein MNNLVDQIISWVIVLYGSAVPALFVIFLVGITGLREITRYESGNTFLYKLNPVIKLVLTIVVMTVAATTIWWIGAILTLILLLSYLTLNEGVRKFGYAFFLTLSTILGGTWSIAPYTPPSILQLAFPNVKQFTVIWTFPSYFQVMGYEQQLTLEALIYGLQTAFRVAPVLLSALLFITTTTGSDIFRMFTKIKIPIAITFSVLVGIRMIPRIFELLDTSVKMQYIRGLGYGKPRIISSLLIVYAIFEAIIPTMVYLFRGAKNLAISADTRGFRAYPSRTSLVELKFTSLDYYGLMIIVALIILAIVANLLGFGRTIPYVGA, from the coding sequence ATGAACAATTTAGTTGATCAAATAATAAGTTGGGTAATTGTTCTCTACGGATCTGCAGTACCAGCTTTATTTGTGATTTTCTTAGTGGGTATAACGGGTTTAAGGGAAATAACGCGTTATGAGAGTGGAAATACGTTTCTCTACAAGTTAAATCCCGTTATAAAACTAGTACTTACAATTGTAGTAATGACTGTAGCTGCTACTACTATATGGTGGATAGGTGCTATATTGACCTTAATTCTCCTATTATCATATCTAACGTTGAATGAGGGAGTAAGGAAATTCGGATATGCGTTCTTTCTGACGCTTTCGACAATATTAGGTGGAACATGGAGCATTGCTCCTTATACTCCACCTAGTATATTACAATTAGCCTTCCCTAATGTGAAACAATTTACGGTTATTTGGACCTTCCCATCGTATTTCCAAGTCATGGGTTATGAGCAACAATTGACGTTAGAAGCTCTAATTTACGGTCTTCAGACTGCATTTAGAGTAGCCCCAGTCTTATTATCAGCATTACTATTTATTACTACAACAACTGGGTCTGATATATTCAGGATGTTCACTAAAATAAAGATACCTATAGCAATAACGTTTTCAGTGTTAGTTGGCATAAGGATGATACCTAGGATATTCGAGCTATTGGATACTTCAGTGAAGATGCAATATATAAGAGGTTTAGGATACGGTAAGCCAAGGATAATATCATCACTGTTAATAGTTTACGCAATATTTGAGGCGATAATACCAACTATGGTATATTTATTTAGGGGAGCTAAGAATTTAGCAATTTCTGCTGATACTAGGGGATTTAGGGCTTATCCAAGTAGGACTAGTCTAGTAGAGCTTAAGTTTACTAGTCTTGACTATTATGGCTTAATGATAATCGTAGCTTTAATAATTTTAGCAATAGTTGCTAATTTATTGGGATTTGGGAGAACGATACCATACGTTGGAGCTTAA
- a CDS encoding AMP-binding protein → MVEKYSYFMNLEIDLRKIKFSTYEELMKSFAWEIPRKFNIGEAILDRKIREGLGDNIALYYEDEEGNKGVYTFREIKRLSDAFIKLFKERFGIGRGDIVGVYLQPRLETIITILSVYRLGAITLSISPLMGIEAVEYRLRHSGAKVLVTDRKSVIGKIKDVINIVLVGEDSKDVVGFDEIRKESAEFNAVETDSEEPAQLFYTSGSTGAPKGVLHAHRFLLGHIPAYQLYFEMAPKDNDVFYTPADWGWIGALGDVILPSLYFGKPIIAYRREGKFSPRDHLAIMQKYGVTCAFIPPTALRMIRRDVEKPSKEYDLKLRAVSSAGEAVGEELINWAIKELSPNVNEFYGCTEANLVAVNNSVWRKIGSVGKPTPGHEVGVIDENGNPVINQIGDIAVKNGDPVLFLGYFKNPEATTKKFRGDWFLIGDVGIMDEKGYLWFKGRADDVIKVSGYRLGPEEIERVILQHPAVQDVAVIGKQDPLRGNVIKAFIVLKEDFSASDNLTKEIQQLVKDKLATYAYPREIEYVKELPRTETGKLKRFELRKRENEKIG, encoded by the coding sequence ATGGTAGAAAAATATAGTTATTTCATGAATCTTGAGATTGATCTGAGAAAGATAAAATTTTCCACATATGAAGAATTGATGAAGTCATTTGCGTGGGAGATTCCTAGGAAATTTAATATAGGTGAGGCAATATTAGATAGGAAAATTAGGGAAGGATTAGGTGACAATATTGCATTATACTACGAAGATGAAGAAGGCAATAAAGGAGTTTACACTTTTCGTGAAATTAAAAGATTGTCTGACGCCTTCATTAAACTTTTCAAGGAAAGGTTCGGGATAGGAAGAGGAGACATTGTGGGAGTTTATCTTCAACCAAGGCTAGAAACTATAATTACCATTCTTTCCGTCTATCGTTTAGGAGCGATTACGTTATCTATATCCCCTCTAATGGGAATTGAAGCAGTTGAGTATAGGTTAAGGCATAGTGGAGCTAAAGTTCTAGTCACGGATAGAAAAAGTGTAATTGGGAAAATTAAGGATGTTATTAATATTGTATTAGTAGGTGAAGATTCGAAAGATGTAGTGGGATTTGATGAGATAAGGAAAGAGAGTGCTGAGTTTAATGCTGTAGAAACTGATAGTGAAGAACCCGCTCAATTATTTTATACCTCTGGCAGTACTGGAGCACCTAAAGGTGTTCTTCACGCTCACAGATTTCTCTTAGGTCATATTCCTGCTTATCAATTGTACTTCGAAATGGCACCTAAAGATAATGATGTTTTTTACACTCCGGCTGATTGGGGATGGATAGGTGCCTTAGGTGACGTAATACTACCAAGTCTCTACTTTGGTAAACCTATAATAGCCTATAGGAGAGAAGGGAAGTTTAGTCCAAGAGACCATTTGGCAATAATGCAAAAATATGGAGTTACTTGTGCCTTTATACCGCCAACCGCGTTAAGGATGATCAGAAGGGATGTGGAGAAGCCATCTAAAGAGTATGATCTAAAATTAAGGGCTGTAAGCAGTGCAGGAGAAGCAGTAGGTGAGGAGTTAATTAACTGGGCAATTAAGGAGCTAAGCCCTAATGTAAATGAGTTCTATGGATGTACTGAGGCTAATTTAGTTGCAGTTAATAATTCTGTATGGAGAAAAATAGGATCTGTAGGTAAACCTACACCCGGACATGAGGTAGGGGTTATCGATGAGAACGGTAATCCAGTAATTAATCAAATCGGAGATATTGCTGTGAAAAACGGAGATCCAGTACTATTTTTGGGCTACTTTAAAAACCCTGAGGCCACTACAAAGAAGTTTAGAGGAGATTGGTTCTTAATAGGTGATGTGGGAATTATGGACGAGAAAGGTTATTTGTGGTTTAAGGGTAGGGCTGATGATGTGATAAAGGTTTCTGGATATAGGCTAGGTCCAGAAGAAATAGAAAGAGTAATCTTACAACATCCTGCAGTTCAAGATGTAGCAGTAATAGGTAAACAAGATCCTTTAAGGGGAAATGTAATTAAAGCGTTTATAGTATTAAAGGAAGATTTTTCAGCGTCAGATAACTTGACAAAAGAAATACAGCAACTAGTTAAAGACAAGTTAGCAACCTATGCTTATCCTAGGGAAATAGAATATGTGAAAGAATTACCTAGGACAGAAACTGGAAAACTTAAGCGATTTGAACTCAGAAAAAGAGAGAATGAAAAAATAGGCTAA
- a CDS encoding class I SAM-dependent methyltransferase, with protein MSKNDRYINPLILDNPLRSLVSPPNKILSRFLEYLKEDYTVVDLGCGPGFFTVILARIVKTVYAVDPDDRAIRRLKEKVQKMSLNNVIPYVAPAQKLEFIKDKSIDFVFSNLMLCCTSDHNGALKEIKRIIKDNGLAYISVTRSLIMKDKRDVSGDEWKEILGRFKIIKEGKNLVERWALVQQIG; from the coding sequence ATGAGTAAAAACGATAGATACATTAATCCTTTAATCCTCGATAATCCTTTAAGGTCTTTAGTTTCTCCCCCTAATAAGATATTATCAAGATTTCTTGAATATCTAAAAGAAGACTACACGGTAGTAGATTTGGGATGTGGCCCAGGGTTCTTTACTGTAATCCTTGCTAGAATTGTGAAAACCGTTTATGCAGTAGACCCAGACGATAGGGCAATAAGGAGATTAAAGGAAAAGGTCCAAAAAATGTCTTTGAATAACGTTATACCCTACGTTGCTCCAGCTCAGAAGTTAGAATTTATTAAAGATAAAAGTATTGACTTTGTTTTCTCTAACCTAATGCTATGCTGTACTTCAGACCATAATGGTGCTCTTAAGGAAATTAAGAGGATTATAAAGGACAATGGCTTAGCTTACATTAGTGTTACAAGGAGCCTTATCATGAAAGATAAAAGGGACGTTAGTGGGGATGAATGGAAAGAAATTCTTGGTCGATTTAAGATAATAAAGGAAGGAAAGAATTTAGTGGAGAGATGGGCTCTAGTGCAACAAATCGGTTGA
- a CDS encoding ABC transporter ATP-binding protein, with translation MKFVEIRDLQVTYLGKNKPSLVVDKLDIEEGESVLITGRSGSGKSTLVSVINGVIPHLINAEVKGEVRVFGLDVKSTPTHEISKYVGTLLQDPDTQAFNYTVIDEVAFGVENYMISRDEMVKRVEESMKICGISHLRDREINTLSGGELQRTVLASVLATKPKALILDEPTSNIDPQGTREILELVKALRSEGISLVLVEHKIERVLPFVDRIIVVEEGKIAIDVRKDEIVDKADFLHSLGLEIPDYMLFLKKSGFKKIDYEYLRKTYTYKPPSRVEGNGEALYASVKVKTKSGRYLINTKISLKQGTITALMGKNGSGKTTLLKTIVGLIDKKRLIVEEEKVVVNGIDLSKAKLVERGKFLAYLPQFFDVMFIKRTVEDEIKFSMKNRGIYNEKRLEEVMKTFSLDAYRKEDPLVLSMGQRRRVAMASILAGGAKVILMDEPTSGQDWYHRQILGKELLELRDKGYTILVVTHDSRFVDRFADYLLVMNEGKIVLEGKPEEVFSRSLKHGIEPPLEYELGGLIKNEQFS, from the coding sequence GTGAAATTCGTGGAAATTAGGGATCTCCAAGTAACGTATTTAGGCAAGAATAAGCCCAGCCTAGTTGTAGATAAGCTTGATATAGAAGAAGGAGAGTCAGTTTTAATAACTGGAAGGTCGGGAAGTGGGAAGTCAACATTAGTAAGTGTTATTAACGGCGTAATTCCACACTTGATCAACGCTGAAGTAAAAGGAGAAGTTAGAGTTTTTGGACTTGACGTAAAGAGTACACCAACTCATGAAATATCTAAATACGTGGGTACGCTATTACAAGATCCAGACACTCAAGCTTTTAATTACACTGTAATAGATGAGGTAGCTTTCGGCGTAGAGAACTATATGATAAGTAGGGATGAGATGGTAAAGAGGGTTGAAGAGTCGATGAAAATATGTGGCATTTCTCATTTGAGGGATAGAGAGATAAATACCTTATCTGGAGGAGAGCTTCAAAGAACTGTCCTAGCTTCAGTTTTAGCCACGAAACCTAAGGCTCTAATTTTAGACGAACCCACTTCTAATATAGACCCTCAAGGTACTAGGGAAATTTTAGAGTTAGTAAAAGCCCTCAGATCTGAGGGAATTAGCCTAGTCTTAGTTGAGCATAAAATAGAGAGAGTATTGCCCTTTGTGGATAGAATAATTGTAGTAGAAGAGGGAAAAATTGCTATAGATGTCAGAAAAGATGAGATTGTTGATAAGGCCGATTTCCTTCACTCTCTGGGTCTCGAAATACCAGATTATATGCTATTTCTAAAGAAAAGCGGTTTTAAGAAAATAGATTATGAGTACTTAAGGAAAACTTACACATATAAACCACCTTCTAGAGTTGAGGGAAATGGAGAAGCTCTTTACGCAAGTGTAAAGGTTAAGACAAAAAGTGGAAGGTATTTAATTAATACCAAAATATCATTAAAACAAGGTACTATAACGGCGTTAATGGGTAAGAACGGCTCTGGGAAAACTACTTTATTGAAGACAATTGTTGGTTTAATCGACAAGAAAAGGCTAATAGTAGAAGAAGAGAAGGTTGTAGTTAACGGTATAGATTTAAGTAAGGCTAAACTAGTGGAGAGGGGAAAGTTCTTAGCGTATTTACCTCAGTTCTTTGACGTTATGTTTATAAAGAGAACCGTTGAGGATGAGATTAAGTTCTCAATGAAGAATAGAGGTATATATAACGAGAAGAGGTTAGAAGAAGTTATGAAGACGTTCTCTCTAGACGCCTATCGAAAGGAAGATCCCTTAGTTCTTTCCATGGGACAAAGGAGAAGAGTTGCAATGGCTTCGATACTAGCAGGTGGGGCTAAGGTCATACTGATGGATGAGCCGACAAGTGGGCAAGATTGGTATCATAGGCAAATCTTAGGAAAAGAACTCTTAGAATTAAGGGATAAGGGATATACTATACTGGTTGTAACTCATGATTCTAGATTTGTAGATAGATTCGCTGATTATTTATTAGTAATGAATGAGGGAAAAATCGTCTTAGAGGGAAAGCCGGAGGAGGTTTTCAGTAGATCACTAAAGCATGGTATAGAGCCTCCATTAGAATACGAATTAGGAGGATTGATAAAAAATGAACAATTTAGTTGA
- a CDS encoding FAD-dependent oxidoreductase, with translation MDLSKLLEPIRVGDVILKNRIAMSPMISNLGTPEGYPSDAHIAYLAERAKGEVGLIITEYTYVNHIDARGSVNELGMYSDELTPKFMRLTELIHALGSKIFVQLVHVGRKTRKDIIWGNKPIAPSPIPIMDEVREMTKEDIERVKNDFINAAIRAKRAGFDGIELHGAHGYLLAQFLSPATNKRSDKYKDGVKFVEEILKGIKEKAKITVGIRISVTEFDNEGLTPEIVAEIGKRLEKAGIDYIHLSAGRDGPLGSSMPYYYKRLAFLEEAKIVRDAVNIPIFLVGSIITPEEAIKAREIADVVVLGRQLLADPYWLEKAKRDLPIRPCIRCNQSCRGVVYKEVRCDVNPELGWELLPPLEKGKGEVIVVGGGVMGLEAARVLALRGFTVTLYEQTNKLGGQFLLYKDPWKVKEFQELINYYERELRRLNVEVKLNSKMECSDCIMAIPDYEIPKMPDVKGEKVLIDSNLYVYHDYAFELAKYNEVYMTERSFKGLDRTREYLLRKELSEIGVKFLEDRNSIKFDVEIHNIVDDQPSIGKAVQRGYWLGRTFKSY, from the coding sequence ATGGATTTATCGAAGTTACTAGAACCAATAAGAGTTGGCGATGTTATTTTAAAGAACAGAATAGCCATGTCTCCAATGATTAGTAATTTAGGTACGCCAGAGGGCTATCCCAGTGATGCTCATATAGCCTACTTAGCTGAGAGAGCTAAGGGAGAAGTTGGATTAATAATAACGGAATATACATACGTTAATCATATAGACGCTAGAGGATCAGTTAACGAACTGGGAATGTACTCAGATGAGTTAACGCCAAAGTTCATGAGGTTAACTGAGTTAATTCACGCTTTGGGAAGTAAGATTTTCGTACAATTAGTTCACGTTGGTAGGAAGACTAGGAAGGACATAATTTGGGGTAACAAACCTATAGCTCCTTCACCCATTCCTATAATGGACGAAGTAAGGGAGATGACGAAGGAGGATATAGAGAGAGTTAAAAACGATTTCATAAACGCAGCGATAAGAGCTAAGAGAGCTGGATTTGATGGAATTGAACTTCACGGAGCTCATGGATATCTATTAGCCCAATTCTTATCACCCGCAACAAATAAGAGGAGCGATAAGTATAAAGATGGTGTAAAGTTTGTAGAGGAAATCCTTAAGGGCATAAAGGAGAAGGCTAAAATCACTGTAGGTATAAGGATCAGCGTAACCGAATTTGATAATGAGGGTTTAACTCCAGAGATTGTGGCTGAAATAGGTAAAAGGTTAGAAAAGGCCGGAATAGACTACATTCATTTATCAGCTGGTAGAGATGGTCCTTTAGGTTCTAGTATGCCATATTACTACAAGAGATTAGCATTTCTTGAAGAGGCAAAGATAGTAAGGGATGCAGTTAACATTCCAATATTTCTCGTTGGATCTATTATAACTCCGGAGGAAGCAATTAAGGCGAGAGAAATTGCTGATGTAGTCGTATTAGGAAGGCAATTGTTAGCTGATCCCTATTGGCTAGAGAAAGCGAAAAGGGATTTACCAATAAGACCATGCATTAGGTGTAATCAGTCATGTAGAGGGGTTGTATATAAAGAGGTAAGATGCGATGTTAACCCAGAATTAGGCTGGGAATTGCTACCACCATTGGAGAAGGGCAAAGGAGAGGTTATCGTTGTGGGAGGAGGTGTAATGGGTTTGGAGGCTGCTAGAGTTTTAGCTTTAAGGGGCTTTACGGTAACCTTATATGAACAAACTAATAAATTAGGAGGTCAATTCCTACTCTACAAAGATCCGTGGAAAGTTAAAGAGTTTCAAGAGTTAATTAATTACTATGAGAGGGAATTAAGGAGACTTAATGTAGAGGTAAAGCTTAACTCTAAGATGGAGTGTTCAGACTGTATAATGGCTATACCAGATTACGAAATACCTAAAATGCCGGACGTCAAGGGAGAAAAAGTGCTGATAGATTCTAACCTTTACGTTTATCATGACTACGCATTTGAATTGGCTAAATATAATGAGGTTTACATGACGGAGAGGTCATTCAAAGGATTGGACAGAACTAGGGAATACTTGCTAAGAAAGGAGTTAAGTGAAATTGGCGTGAAGTTTTTGGAGGATAGAAATAGCATAAAGTTTGACGTGGAAATACATAATATTGTTGATGATCAACCCAGTATAGGTAAGGCTGTACAAAGAGGTTATTGGTTAGGTAGAACTTTCAAGTCATATTAA
- a CDS encoding FkbM family methyltransferase codes for MRIEELKPKPPSLRDYLSVKPSNFSSGLFLYYTYLKTYINLRYFNKFPKISEEYTKLLKVKFDDMYWYVRKENLIHDIWMILLHNEPEVRNWISFEKGMVFVDVGAYIGSYTIRAGKRGANVIAFEPNPISFKILELNVKENKLMNNVKLFNMAVWSTICKIELFANNDMTSAYEISGNKISADAITLDSLSLKKVNLLKIDVEGAEVEVLKGATNTLDVTDKILIEVRKEFEKEVNELLRNKGFRLAKVDMTYDNIGNFLYERAS; via the coding sequence TTGAGAATAGAGGAGTTAAAACCCAAACCTCCCTCATTAAGAGATTATCTTAGTGTTAAACCTTCAAATTTCTCATCTGGATTATTTCTATATTATACCTATTTAAAAACATACATTAACTTAAGGTATTTTAACAAGTTTCCTAAAATAAGCGAAGAATATACTAAATTACTAAAGGTGAAATTTGATGATATGTATTGGTATGTGAGAAAGGAAAATCTAATTCATGATATTTGGATGATATTGCTTCACAATGAACCAGAGGTTAGGAATTGGATTAGCTTTGAAAAGGGTATGGTATTTGTAGATGTAGGAGCATATATAGGTTCATATACCATAAGGGCTGGAAAAAGAGGTGCAAATGTTATAGCCTTTGAACCAAATCCTATCTCTTTCAAAATCTTAGAACTAAACGTTAAGGAAAATAAATTGATGAATAACGTTAAACTTTTCAATATGGCTGTCTGGAGTACAATTTGTAAAATTGAGCTCTTTGCCAATAATGACATGACCTCAGCTTATGAGATTAGTGGTAACAAGATTTCGGCTGATGCAATAACTTTGGATTCTCTTAGTCTCAAAAAGGTCAATTTATTAAAGATTGACGTTGAAGGTGCAGAGGTGGAAGTGTTGAAAGGCGCTACTAACACTTTGGATGTTACTGATAAAATTTTGATAGAAGTTAGGAAGGAATTCGAGAAAGAAGTAAATGAGTTATTACGAAACAAGGGATTTAGATTAGCTAAAGTCGACATGACATATGATAATATTGGAAATTTCTTATATGAGAGAGCTTCATAG
- a CDS encoding DUF1286 domain-containing protein — translation MNLVKLRTHYVFSTGLLTLLDSMLFHEYFYYTVILSGIVSVIGNSLIDRIGHKEIATRYGYLPVRTPLTHTIPRSVAWGIVSTIPIIILLLIYYYGFSYHEYYFSLNNKVVLLTLLNGLVVGPSHMFLDIFTEKGIYIKKHGRWRRFALANFRYDNPAINGLAIIAGAIMIYLAYL, via the coding sequence ATGAATCTTGTGAAGCTCAGAACCCACTACGTCTTCTCGACAGGTTTATTGACACTTCTGGACTCTATGCTCTTTCATGAATATTTTTACTACACTGTTATCTTAAGCGGAATAGTTTCAGTAATTGGCAATTCATTGATTGATAGAATTGGTCATAAGGAGATTGCTACTAGGTACGGATATTTGCCAGTAAGGACACCGTTAACGCATACAATTCCTAGGAGTGTAGCTTGGGGTATTGTATCCACAATACCAATCATTATCCTTCTTTTAATTTATTACTATGGATTTAGCTATCACGAGTATTATTTCTCCCTTAACAATAAAGTAGTGTTACTAACATTGTTAAACGGTCTAGTTGTTGGACCCTCTCACATGTTCTTGGATATATTCACTGAAAAAGGAATTTACATTAAAAAACATGGAAGATGGAGGAGATTTGCCCTGGCGAATTTCAGATATGATAACCCTGCAATTAACGGTTTGGCAATTATTGCCGGTGCTATAATGATATATTTAGCTTACCTCTGA
- a CDS encoding SWIM zinc finger family protein, whose translation MYPYLVRVTRNTYYIIIDSERNPLESYLVRIVYKDKRVINYSCSCKGFAIRGKCKHIAIAKNKVRFINEERE comes from the coding sequence ATGTACCCGTACTTAGTCAGAGTAACTAGGAATACTTATTACATCATTATAGACTCAGAGAGGAACCCATTAGAATCATACTTGGTAAGGATAGTGTATAAGGATAAACGAGTAATCAATTATTCGTGTAGTTGCAAGGGATTTGCAATAAGAGGGAAATGTAAACACATAGCGATTGCTAAAAATAAGGTGAGATTTATAAACGAGGAGAGGGAATGA
- the ssh7a gene encoding chromatin protein Ssh7a, with amino-acid sequence MTTVKFKYKGEEKQVDISKIKKVWRVGKMISFTYDEGGGKTGRGAVSEKDAPKELLQMLEKQKK; translated from the coding sequence ATGACAACAGTAAAGTTCAAGTATAAGGGAGAAGAGAAACAAGTAGATATAAGTAAGATAAAGAAGGTGTGGAGAGTCGGCAAGATGATAAGCTTCACCTATGATGAGGGTGGAGGAAAGACTGGTAGAGGAGCAGTAAGCGAGAAAGACGCTCCAAAAGAGCTATTACAAATGTTAGAGAAACAAAAGAAATAA
- a CDS encoding MFS transporter: MSNKDLTTSLKVAISANLGWGFELFDLVVYLYVANTIAPLFFPATDKTASLLEFLLTLVVGYFARPIGGIFFGHYGDRIGRKRLWFISLLGMGLVTIFIGFLPTYYQIGILATILLVILRILQGFFLAGEWGGGMTLVTEFAPDTLRGLLGGLQQGGAALGLIFAVIANEVALALAPGTAFQTLGWRIMFWFGAIPLIIALAVRWKVGESVEWLTKVADKPEKIPIATVFRRWWKMVIIATIVLFANGSIYYGIIAYMPTFLALHTSLSSYEIDNIVLATNLIWLFISPLTGYLSDVLKRRKLLIGILGFVIGILVYPIISLLYTGSYISGIIAGIIMGSLFAFQYSIFPAWLCENISTNVRYSYIAFSINLGVAFSSFAPYIVTALGLAFNNPVLGIATFDISVAIIGGITALLSPPDKVGTSLQ, encoded by the coding sequence ATGTCAAATAAAGATTTAACAACCTCATTAAAAGTAGCAATATCTGCAAACCTAGGTTGGGGATTTGAGTTATTTGATCTCGTTGTGTATTTATATGTCGCAAATACTATAGCCCCATTATTTTTCCCCGCAACAGATAAGACCGCCAGTCTGCTCGAATTCTTACTGACTCTAGTAGTAGGATATTTTGCTAGACCAATAGGTGGTATTTTCTTCGGGCATTATGGTGATAGGATAGGAAGGAAAAGATTATGGTTTATTTCTCTTCTAGGAATGGGATTAGTGACAATATTTATAGGATTTTTACCAACCTATTATCAGATTGGAATACTTGCAACTATATTATTGGTTATACTAAGGATTCTACAAGGTTTCTTCTTAGCGGGAGAGTGGGGAGGAGGAATGACCTTAGTAACGGAATTCGCTCCAGACACGTTAAGAGGACTTCTAGGGGGTTTGCAACAAGGTGGAGCAGCTTTAGGCTTAATATTTGCAGTTATAGCGAATGAGGTAGCGTTAGCTTTAGCACCCGGAACAGCTTTTCAAACATTAGGTTGGAGGATAATGTTCTGGTTCGGGGCCATCCCTTTAATAATAGCTTTAGCGGTTAGATGGAAAGTTGGTGAAAGTGTGGAATGGTTAACTAAGGTAGCCGATAAACCTGAAAAAATACCAATAGCCACTGTATTTAGAAGATGGTGGAAGATGGTCATCATAGCAACTATTGTATTATTTGCCAATGGTTCTATATATTACGGTATAATAGCTTATATGCCAACCTTCCTAGCTCTACATACAAGTTTATCTAGTTATGAAATAGATAATATTGTGCTAGCAACAAACTTAATTTGGTTATTTATATCTCCTTTGACAGGTTATTTAAGTGACGTCTTAAAGAGAAGAAAGTTACTGATTGGTATTTTAGGATTCGTAATCGGAATACTGGTTTATCCAATAATCTCCTTATTGTACACTGGATCCTACATTTCAGGAATTATAGCAGGCATTATTATGGGATCCTTGTTCGCATTTCAGTACTCAATTTTCCCTGCATGGTTATGTGAAAATATATCTACTAATGTTAGATATTCATATATAGCTTTCTCAATAAACCTAGGCGTAGCGTTCTCCTCGTTCGCACCTTACATAGTAACCGCGCTAGGTTTAGCTTTTAATAATCCAGTACTAGGAATTGCGACTTTCGATATTTCAGTAGCCATAATAGGGGGAATAACTGCATTACTGTCACCACCCGATAAGGTAGGAACAAGCCTACAATAA